From the genome of Hymenobacter cellulosilyticus, one region includes:
- a CDS encoding peptidoglycan D,D-transpeptidase FtsI family protein: MRTATPWWKNALLALLVAFTACSSPDQPTSAPVKDPSTGEVYTPRRVVVADSLIRGRLLDRHDSVLVDTRLHYLLKLPRRALDTLALGELLGWDSTTVRRRIQEALPYPGAYGLAVQLRLTKKEAERIRRDSSATVPQLTLTERYSRTYTTPAGAAVLGYRSIEAQAFFRQAKRYRRGRFYRLRNGGVEAYYNGLLTGRHGYLHPLLDAKGQQHGTWAKDTTFQQGQDLHLTIDTKLQAYAEKLLGNRRGYLVALDPRTGEILAYVSAPVYPAATLTAPDQAGIRAELLEHEDMPLLNRPAMLANPPGSVFKLVNAAIALQMNAITPGSAFRCDQSLVSCVHHHKPATSLTKGLKYSCNPYFYQVMQSLIDCVPDSLAQDTVGARHANLAQWRRYARSFGLDSVLGVDLPREAPGFLPTPAYYDKARRTRGWTYRSIYSLSIGQGEINLTGLQMANMAAIIANRGWYYPPHLVRGIGENGPLPRFTKKRHTLIDSANFAALIPGMVAVMQRGGTADASSLADVGITVAGKTGTVENDEGDDHAAFVGFAPADNPKIAVAVYLENAGFGATAAAPCAVMVMEKHLRGHIAPKRKRWEKRIQSRARHGY; encoded by the coding sequence ATGCGCACTGCTACCCCCTGGTGGAAAAATGCCCTGCTAGCCCTGCTAGTGGCCTTCACCGCCTGCTCTTCCCCCGACCAGCCCACCAGCGCCCCCGTTAAAGACCCCAGCACCGGCGAAGTCTACACCCCGCGCCGCGTCGTGGTGGCCGACTCCCTCATCCGGGGCCGCCTGCTCGACCGTCACGATTCCGTGCTGGTCGACACCCGCCTGCACTACCTGCTCAAGCTTCCCCGCCGCGCCCTCGATACCCTGGCCCTGGGCGAGCTGCTGGGCTGGGACTCCACCACCGTGCGCCGCCGCATCCAGGAGGCCCTGCCGTATCCCGGTGCCTACGGCCTCGCCGTGCAGCTGCGCCTGACCAAGAAAGAAGCCGAGCGCATTCGCCGCGACAGCAGCGCCACCGTGCCCCAGCTCACCCTTACCGAACGCTACAGCCGCACCTACACCACCCCCGCCGGGGCCGCCGTGCTGGGCTACCGCAGCATCGAGGCCCAGGCATTCTTCCGCCAGGCCAAGCGCTACCGCCGCGGCCGGTTTTACCGCCTGCGCAACGGCGGCGTCGAGGCCTACTACAACGGCCTGCTCACCGGCCGCCACGGCTACCTCCACCCCTTGCTCGATGCCAAGGGGCAGCAGCACGGCACCTGGGCCAAGGACACCACCTTCCAGCAGGGCCAGGACCTGCACCTGACCATCGACACCAAGCTGCAGGCCTACGCCGAGAAGCTGCTCGGCAACCGCCGCGGCTACCTCGTGGCCCTCGACCCGCGCACCGGCGAAATCCTGGCCTACGTCTCGGCTCCCGTGTACCCGGCCGCCACCCTCACCGCGCCCGACCAGGCCGGCATCCGCGCCGAGCTTTTGGAGCACGAGGATATGCCCCTGCTCAACCGCCCCGCCATGCTGGCCAACCCACCCGGCTCGGTCTTTAAGCTCGTGAATGCCGCCATTGCCCTGCAGATGAACGCCATTACGCCCGGCTCGGCCTTCCGCTGCGACCAGTCGCTGGTCAGCTGCGTGCACCACCACAAGCCCGCCACCAGCCTCACTAAGGGCCTCAAGTACAGCTGCAACCCCTACTTCTACCAGGTCATGCAGAGCCTCATCGACTGCGTGCCCGACTCCCTGGCCCAGGACACTGTCGGAGCCCGGCATGCCAACCTGGCCCAGTGGCGGCGCTACGCCCGCTCCTTCGGCCTCGACTCAGTCCTGGGCGTCGATTTGCCCCGCGAGGCGCCCGGCTTTCTGCCCACCCCGGCCTACTACGACAAGGCCCGCCGCACCCGGGGCTGGACCTACCGCTCCATCTACTCGCTCAGCATCGGCCAGGGCGAAATCAATCTGACGGGCCTGCAAATGGCGAATATGGCCGCCATCATTGCCAACCGGGGCTGGTACTACCCGCCCCACCTGGTGCGCGGTATTGGCGAAAATGGCCCTCTACCCCGCTTCACCAAGAAGCGCCACACCCTTATCGACAGCGCCAACTTCGCGGCCCTCATTCCGGGCATGGTGGCCGTCATGCAGCGCGGCGGCACCGCCGATGCCTCCAGCCTGGCCGACGTGGGCATTACCGTGGCCGGCAAAACCGGCACCGTAGAAAACGACGAGGGCGACGACCACGCGGCCTTCGTCGGCTTTGCCCCGGCCGACAATCCCAAGATTGCCGTGGCCGTCTACCTCGAAAACGCCGGCTT
- a CDS encoding nuclear transport factor 2 family protein yields the protein MHLPSVSLVLLTLVLGPAGEAQAQQATPATITQLEQQERQAVLRGDTTALKKLWAPEFVVNNPDNQIVTRPQILGFLRSGKIDYTTFERVIEKITITGDVAVAMGREIVTPEKKTTHAGKTVTRRYTDVWVRQGGAWRLTARQATNIVVQ from the coding sequence ATGCATCTCCCATCCGTCTCCCTCGTTCTTCTCACCCTCGTTCTGGGCCCGGCCGGCGAGGCACAGGCCCAGCAAGCTACCCCGGCCACCATTACCCAACTCGAGCAGCAGGAGCGCCAGGCCGTGCTCCGCGGCGACACCACCGCCCTCAAGAAGCTCTGGGCCCCGGAATTCGTAGTCAACAACCCCGACAACCAAATCGTGACCCGCCCCCAAATACTGGGCTTTCTGCGCAGCGGCAAAATCGACTACACTACCTTCGAGCGGGTCATCGAGAAAATTACTATCACCGGCGACGTGGCCGTAGCTATGGGCCGAGAAATCGTGACCCCCGAAAAGAAAACCACCCACGCGGGCAAAACCGTCACCCGCCGCTACACCGACGTCTGGGTGCGTCAAGGCGGTGCCTGGCGCCTCACCGCCCGCCAGGCCACCAACATAGTCGTGCAGTAG
- a CDS encoding tetratricopeptide repeat protein — MALLFSACSSPSPSTTPITKEAALVRITEQLAALSPVLKQTLEHSPVRRFHYVDKSEVSEAKPLEEAALTLSESPDLLNTLTETTLIAVSTGSTPDKAIRIDQLKALLQTHPNLDLGWLWLSSLQQDYTQAEASLSKAIALNGQVGYYYRRRALLYSLLKNYSAAERDSQQALKLYHDRTKVYSELADTYAMMEDDQRFAETSDLRLAELQSQLARIEKTNQRDWMQQDSIRRLREEIGYGHLSKAMHFIERRNQPAIGCVDLAKAATYGVEEATALQKRYCR, encoded by the coding sequence ATGGCTCTGCTATTCTCCGCCTGTTCATCACCTTCCCCTTCGACTACACCAATTACCAAAGAAGCCGCCTTGGTAAGAATAACGGAGCAGTTGGCAGCATTATCGCCAGTTCTAAAGCAAACCTTAGAACATTCCCCTGTTCGCCGCTTTCATTACGTTGATAAATCCGAAGTAAGCGAAGCAAAGCCTTTGGAGGAAGCAGCCCTGACGTTAAGCGAATCGCCTGATCTATTAAACACATTAACGGAAACAACTCTCATTGCTGTTAGCACTGGTTCAACGCCGGATAAGGCTATTCGAATAGATCAACTAAAAGCATTACTGCAAACCCATCCAAACCTAGACTTGGGGTGGCTATGGCTATCCAGCCTACAACAAGACTATACCCAAGCCGAGGCATCCTTATCGAAAGCCATTGCCTTAAATGGCCAAGTCGGCTATTATTATCGCCGACGCGCACTTCTCTATTCGCTCTTAAAAAATTACTCCGCAGCCGAGCGTGATTCCCAGCAGGCATTGAAGCTATACCACGACCGCACTAAAGTGTATAGCGAGTTAGCCGATACCTACGCCATGATGGAGGATGACCAACGCTTTGCGGAAACAAGTGACTTACGCCTGGCTGAGTTGCAGAGCCAGTTGGCCCGGATTGAGAAAACAAATCAACGTGACTGGATGCAGCAGGACAGCATACGCAGGCTGCGCGAGGAAATTGGCTATGGCCACTTGTCCAAAGCAATGCACTTTATCGAAAGGCGCAATCAGCCAGCTATTGGCTGTGTTGACTTGGCTAAAGCTGCGACCTATGGCGTCGAAGAAGCCACAGCTTTGCAGAAGCGGTATTGCCGGTAA